The genomic window ATTTATCGAGCTTGAAGGAGTACCCGTTATTATCCATACGTTACGTGTATTTGAACGAGATGATTTTTGTCAAGGCATTGTGTTAGTCATTAATGATCAAGAACGTGAGCAGTTTGTTCATATGCTTCATCGTTTTGAAATAAAAAAAGTGAAATCCCTCGTTTCAGGAGGGGAAGAAAGGCAACAAAGCGTCTATAATGGATTAAAAGCGGTGAATGACGGTCATATTGTGCTCATTCATGATGGTGCTCGTCCGTTTATAACGATAAATAAAATTCACGAACTCGTTCGAGTGACAAAAGAGACAGGAGCAGCTGTGTTAGCTGTTCCTGCCAAAGATACGATGAAACAGGTGATCGATGGCCATATTGAAAAAACGGTCGATCGGTCGAGCTTGTGGGCTGTACAAACGCCACAAGCTTTTTCCATGCCATTAATTATCGCTGCCCATGAACGAGCAAAAAAAGAACAGTTTATCGGAACAGACGATGCAAGTCTCGTTGAGCGGATCGGTCATCGCGTCGTTGTGGTAGAAGGCGAATATACGAACATTAAACTTACAACACAAGAAGATTTATTATTTGCGGAAGCGATTTTACGTGCGAGAGGGGATCGATGATGTATCGAATTGGACAAGGGTTTGATGTCCATCAGTTTGCTGAAGGGCGTCCACTTATTATTGGCGGAATACACATTCCGTATGAAAAAGGGTTGCTCGGACATTCCGATGCAGACGTATTGCTCCATGCGATTGCCGATGCGTGTTTAGGAGCGATCGGTCAAGGAGATATTGGAAAACACTTCCCTGATACAGATGACGCTTACAAAGATGCTGACTCTGCACTCTTATTACAACGTGTATGGAGCCTTGTACGCCAACATGGATATGCGCTTGTGAATGTTGACTGTACAATTATTGCGCAAAAGCCAAAAATGGCGCCATATATTGCAAATATGCAAAAACGAATTGCCGAGTTGTTAGAAGGAGACGTTTCACAAGTAAATGTAAAAGCAACGACGACAGAAAAGCTTGGTTTTACAGGGAGAGAAGAAGGAATTGCAGCACAAGCCGTCGTTTTGTTACAAAAAAATAATGAATGATGGATTTTGTATGCCGTTTACGGTACAATGAGGTACAGAAATTAGGTAGATGGAGGTTATGGCATGTCACAGGAAGTTAGGGTGCGTTATGCGCCAAGTCCGACGGGGCATTTACATATCGGTGGTGCGCGTACAGCATTATTTAACTATTTATTTGCGCGACATCATCACGGAAAATTTATTGTCCGCATTGAAGATACAGATATTGAGCGAAATGTAGAAGGCGGCGAACAATCACAACTTGAAAATTTGAAATGGCTCGGGATTGAATATGATGAATCTGTAGATAAAGATGGTGGATATGGTCCTTATCGCCAAACAGAGCGTCTGCACATATATCGCCAATATACAAACGAGTTGTTAGAAAAAGGACATGCATACAAATGTTTTTGTACACCTGAGGAGTTGGAACAAGAGCGTGAGGCGCAAAAAGCGGCAGGTATTGCAGCGCCACAATACAGCGGAAAATGCCGTCACTTAACAACAGAGGAAGTTCAGCAGCTAGAGGCGGAAGGCAAGCCTTATACGATTCGTTTAAAAGTACCGGAAGGAAAAGTATATGAATTTGAAGATATGGTGCGCGGTCGAGTATCTTTCGAATCGAAAGATATTGGTGATTGGGTCATCGTAAAAGCGAATGGTATCCCAACGTATAACTTTGCTGTTGTCATTGATGATCATCTCATGAAAATTACACATGTATTCCGCGGTGAAGAGCATTTATCGAACACACCGAAACAGTTAATGGTGTATGAATATTTTGGTTGGGAGCCACCAAAATACGCGCATTTAACGCTTATTGTGAATGAAAATCGTAAAAAATTATCAAAGCGCGATGAATCAATTATTCAATTCGTTTCCCAATATAAAGAGCTTGGATATTTACCAGAAGCGATGTTTAACTTTTTCGCCTTATTAGGCTGGTCTCCTGAAGGTGAAGAGGAGATTTTCACAAAAGAAGAACTTATTCGCATTTTTGATGTTTCTCGCTTATCAAAATCTCCATCGATGTTTGATAAGCAGAAACTGACATGGATGAACAACCAATATATTAAAAAGCTTGATTTAGATCGACTAGTTGAATTATCGCTTCCTCATTTAATTCGAGCGGGGCGCTTGCCAGAACAAATGACCGATGAACAAAAACAGTGGGCTCGCGATTTAATTGCGCTATACCAAGAGCAAATGAGCTACGGTGCCGAAATTGTTCAGTTATCAGAGTTGTTCTTTAAGCAAGAAATCGAGTATGATGAAGAAGCAAAGGCTGTTTTAGATGGCGAGCAAGTACCGCTTGTGTTAAAAGCATTTTATGAGCAAGTGGAGCAGCTTGCAACGTTTGATAGTGATCATATTAAAGCTGCAATTAAAACAGTGCAAAAAGAAACGGGACAAAAAGGGAAAAACTTATTTATGCCGATTCGTGTAGCGGTAACAGGGCAAACGCACGGTCCAGAACTTCCAGAGGCTATTCGTTTGCTCGGAAAAGAAACGGTAATGTCCCGATTAGCAAAATTCATCCGTTAACATTTCCTCGTTTATATAATAAAATAGGTGTAAGTCATATCGGTGAAAGCGTTGATGAGGAGAAGTAAAAAGAATCAGCATGTCAGAGAGAACCACCTTGGCTGGAAGTGGTTTATGCTTGGTTCTTTTGAAATGCACCTCGGAGCCTCCTTTCGAACCAGAGACGTTCTGCAGTAGAATGGAGCGGATTCCCTTCCGTTATAAGGGCAAGAGTGAGCCTTTTGGCTAAACAGAGTGGAACCGCGCAATGAAGCGTCTCTGTGTCATCGTACACAGAGACGTTTTTTTATTTAGAAGATAACAAAGGGGGGAACAACATGCTTAAAACATTAAAAGAAGACATTGAAGTTATTTTCGAACAAGATCCGGCAGCAAGAAGTTATTTAGAAGTCATTTTAACGTATTCTGGGCTACATGCGATTTGGGCACATCGTATTGCCCATGCGCTGTATAAGCGAAAATTTTACTTTTTAGCTCGCCTTATTTCGCAAATTAGCCGCTTTTTTACCGGTATTGAAATTCACCCGGGTGCAAAAATTGGCCGCCGCTTTTTCATCGATCACGGCATGGGAGTTGTCATTGGGGAAACGTGCGAGATCGGTGATAACGTAACGGTGTATCAAGGTGTCACACTCGGTGGAACCGGTAAAGAAAAAGGAAAACGTCATCCAACGATTAAAGATAATTGCTTGATTGCTACCGGTGCGAAAGTGCTTGGGTCCATTACTATTGGAGAGAATAGCAAAATTGGGGCAGGTTCGGTTGTGTTGAAAGATGTACCACCGAACTCGACAGTTGTTGGTATTCCAGGACGTGTTGTTGTACAAAATGGAGTGCGTGTCAATAAAGATTTAAATCATTGTGATTTACCGGATCCAATTGCAGATCGTTTTAAAGAGTTAGAAGCAGAAATCGAGCAACTAAAAACACAATTAGAAGAACTAAAGAAAGGAACGGTGAACCATGAGCATTCAAGTGTATAATACGTTAACGCGAAAAAAGGAGCCGTTTATCCCGATTGAACCAAATAAAGTAAAAATGTATGTATGTGGCCCGACAGTATACAACTATATTCATATTGGTAACGCTCGTCCGGCTATTGTATTTGATACTATTCGACGCTACTTACAATTTCGTGGGTATGAAGTTCAATACGTCTCTAATTTTACCGATGTAGACGATAAACTTATTCGAGCAGCAAGAGAACTAGGAGAAGACGTGCCGACTATTGCAGAGCGGTTTATTGAGGCGTATTTTGAAGATATTACAGCGCTTGGTTGCAAAAAGGCAGATGTTCATCCACGTGTGACAGAAAACATTGATACGATCATTGAATTTATTGAACAGCTCATCGAAAAAGGATATGCGTACGAAGTTGATGGTGACGTATATTATCGCACACGTCGCTTCTCTGATTACGGGAAGTTATCGCATCAATCGATTGACGAATTAAAATCAGGTGCCCGTATTGAAGTGGGGGAGAAAAAAGAAGATCCTCTTGATTTTGCGTTATGGAAAGCGGCAAAAGAAGGGGAAATTTACTGGGATAGTCCATGGGGGAAAGGTCGTCCAGGATGGCATATTGAATGTTCAGCCATGGCGCGTAAATATTTAGGAGATACGATTGACATTCATGCCGGTGGGCAAGATTTAACGTTCCCGCACCATGAAAATGAAATTGCTCAATCGGAAGCGTTAACAGGGAAAGTTTTTGCGAAATATTGGTTGCATAATGGCTACATTAATATCGATAACGAAAAAATGTCAAAGTCGCTTGGAAACTTTATTTTAGTGCATGACATTATTAAGCAAGTTGATCCGCAAGTGTTGCGTTTCTTTATGCTTTCGGTTCATTACCGTCATCCAATTAACTATAGCCAGCCGCTCCTTGACAGTGCAAAAAGTGGGTTAGAACGTTTAAAGACAGCATATACGAATTTAAAACATCGTTTAGAAAGCAGTACAAATTTAACGACAAACGATGAACAATGGCTGACGAAAATTGAAGATTTAAAAAATGAATTTATTCGTGAAATGGATGATGATTTTAATACAGCAAACGGGATCGCCGTTTTGTTTGAACTAGCTAAACAAGCGAACGTATATTTGATGGAGAAGCATACATCTCAAGCGGTGATTCAAAAGTTTTTACAACAATTTGAACAGCTTTTTGATGTACTTGGTCTTTCTTTAAAACAAGATGAATTGCTTGATGAAGAAATTGAAGCGCTCATTCAACAGCGAATTGAAGCAAGAAAAAATCGCGATTTTGCATTAGCTGACCGCATTCGTGATGAACTAAAGGCGAAAAACATCATTTTAGAAGATACACCACAAGGAACGAGATGGAGAAGAGGATAAAACAATGCTGCATTTGTTTCCTAAAATTAAAGATTTTCAACAGTTAAACGGTTTAACGTTAGCTTACATTGGTGATGCCGTATACGAGTTATTCGTACGGCATCATCTCCTCGCTTTAGGAAAAGTAAAGCCAAACGATTTACACAACTTAGCAAAAACATATGTTTGTGCTAAAGCACAAGCTAAAGTGTTGCAATCGTTATTAAATCATCATCAACTATCTGATCAAGAAATTTCCATTGTCCGACGTGGACGTAACGCAAAATCTGGGAGCATTCCAAAAAGTACAGACGTACAAACGTATCGTCAAAGTACAGGGTTTGAAGCATTAATCGGCTACCATTTTTTAAATGGGAATGAAGAGAGGCTCCATCAATTAATGCAATGGGTGTTTGATGTACAACACAATGATGAGGAAAGGGGGATGTAACGCATGGATCTCATTATCGGTAAAAACCCGGTATTGGAAGCATTAAAATCCGGACGCGAGATGAATAAAATATGGATTGCTGAAGGTTCGCAACGCGGTCAAATGCAGCCGATTATCCAGCTTGCTAAAGAGATGGGGATTACGGTACAATACGTTCCTAAAAAAAAGATGGACCAGTTAAGCGAAGGAAATCATCAAGGGGTCATTGCGCAAGTTGCCGCATATCGATACTACGACATAGATGATTTGTTTAAAAAAGCGGAAGAACGTGGAGAGGCACCATTTTTTATCATTCTAGACGAACTCGAAGATCCGCACAATTTAGGATCCATTATGCGAACGGCTGATGCAGTAGGTGCTCATGGCATTATTATTCCGAAGCGTCGTTCGGTCGGTTTGACCGCAACCGTCGCAAAAGCGTCAACGGGTGCGATTGAACATGTTCCTGTTGCGCGTGTCACGAATTTAGCGCGAACGGTAGATGAGTTGAAAGATCGAGGAGTTTGGATTTTCGGAACGGATGCAAAAGGAAATGAAGATTATCGCCAACTAGATGGGGTCATTCCGTTAGCGTTAGTCATTGGTAGTGAAGGAAAAGGAATGAGCCGTTTATTACGCGAGAAGTGCGATGTGCTCGTTCGCTTGCCGATGGTTGGACATGTTACATCGTTAAATGCTTCCGTTGCGGCTAGCTTGTTAATGTATGAGGTGTATCGAAAACGTCATCCATTAGGTGAGTAAGATGGATATTTTAATCGTTGATGGCTACAACATCATCGGTGCTTGGCCGGAATTGCGAGAACTACGCGATGCAGATTTAGCTTTGGCGCGCGATCGACTTGTCGAGAGAATGGCGGAGTATCAAGCATTTACCGGCTGTAAAGTGATTATTGTTTTTGACGCACACCTCGTACAAGGAACAACAAAAAAATATGTCGATCATCAAGTAGAAGTCATTTTTACAAAAGAAAATGAAACAGCAGATGAACATATTGAGAAATTGGCGAAGTCGCTCCAAAAAGTTCGGACGAAAGTATACGTGGCTACATCAGATTATACAGAACAATGGGCGATTTTTGGTCAAGGGGCGTTGCGCAAATCAGCACGAGAGCTACTCATTGAGGTGGATGCGGTGCAGCGAAATATTTCAAGCAACGTCAAGCATATTCAACAAAAAAAGCCGATGTCAAAAATTCCTCTGACGGATGAAGTCGCAAAAATTTTCGAAAAATGGCGAAGAGGGGAAAAATGAACGATTGACCCTGTAAAAAAATGTACTGTATAATACTTTTATCCATGTGCAGGGCGGGGGGATCGGCGTGAGCGCAAATGCAAATGAAAAACAACAAAGCCGTTATGAACAACTAGAAGATGAAACGATTGTAGAACTTGTGCATCAAGGTGATAGTGAGGCACTTGATTATTTAATTCATAAGTACAAAAATTTTGTCCGAGCGAAAGCACGTTCATATTTTTTAGTCGGTGCAGATCGCGAAGATATTGTACAAGAAGGAATGATCGGATTATATAAAGCGATCCGAGATTTTAAAGAAGATAAGCAGTCGTCGTTTAAGGCGTTTGCCGAGCTGTGCATTACGAGACAAATGATTACAGCGATAAAAATGGCTACGCGCCAAAAACATATTCCGCTTAATTGCTATGTTTCATTGGACAAGCCGATTTACGAAGATGATTCTGCCCGTACATTAATGGACGTTCTTTCGGGAACGAAAATAACAAATCCTGAAGAGTTAATCATTAATCGCGAAGAGTTCGATCATATTGAAGAAAAAATGACTGAACTGCTTAGCGATTTAGAACGGAAAGTGCTCCTTCTTTATTTGGAAGGTCGATCATATCAAGAAATTTCTGAAGAACTCAATCGCCATGTGAAATCGATTGACAACGCATTGCAACGCGTAAAACGTAAACTCGAAAAGTATGTAGAAATTCAAGGGATTCGTTTATAATATTGACATAAAAAAATATTGTGTGATACAGTTTTTAAGACGTAGTATATCGGAGGAAAACGTATGCGCAAAAAAGTAATTTTAGCGTGCAGCCAATGTTTAAACAGAAATTATTCAACGATGAAAAATATGGCGCAACACCATGAACGACTCGAAATAAAGAAGTTTTGCAAAACATGCAATGCGCATACGATTCACCGTGAAACGAAGTAGTTGATGATCCCGAGACGTTGGAGGGTTTTATATGCAACGAGTAACGAAATTTTTCCGCGAAGTTGTTCGCGAAATGAAAAAAGTCAGCTGGCCGAAACGAAAAGAACTAGTGAATTATACGATTACTGTTTTAGCGACAGTTGCATTTTTCACTGTATTTTTTGCAGTTGTTGATTTAGGAATTTCAGAGTTAGTTCGTTTTATACTTGAATAGCACTAGTATATCCATGGTATAATGAAAGATAACAAACAGAAATAAAGCCCGGTAACGGGTTTTTATTTTGCCTAAAAAAGATTTGTTTAGGGAGGGAAGGACGGTATCGTCCCAGCTAATGGAAAAGAATTGGTATGTTATTCATACGTATTCAGGTTATGAGAATAAAGTAAAAACGAACTTAGAAAAGCGCGTTGAGTCAATGGGCATGCAAGATAAAATCTTTCGTGTCGTCGTGCCTGAAGAAGAAGAAACAGATACAAAGGGCGGCAAAAAGAAAGTTGTTAAAAAGAAAGTATTCCCGGGCTATGTGCTTGTAGAAATGATTATGACGGACGATTCTTGGTACGTTGTCCGCAATACGCCAGGGGTAACAGGATTCGTTGGTTCAGCTGGCGCTGGATCAAAACCGACCCCGCTTCTCGAAGAAGAAGTTTCGGCAATTTTAAAACGAATGGGTGTCGATTTAATTGAGTTGGATTTTGATTTTGAATTAAATGAAGCGGTTCGCATTAAAGAAGGTCCGTTTGCGAATTTTGTTGGAACGATTCAAGAAATTGAGATCGATAAGCAAAAAGTAACCGTGCTCGTTGACATGTTCGGACGTGAAACGCCGGTAGAACTTGACTTTTCGCAAATCGAAAAAATATAATAGTAAACAACTTGCAAATAGGAAAGAAAAGTGATAATATTTTAAGGTCAGTATGTCTCAATCATTGAGACGAATGCGATGATTGTTTTCATATATGGAGTGGGAGGGAACATCCCTAATACCACATCACGGACTTAAGGAGGTGTGTCTCGTGGCTAAAAAAGTAATTAAAGTTGTCAAATTGCAAATTCCTGCAGGGAAAGCGAATCCAGCACCACCAGTCGGTCCAGCATTAGGTCAAGCTGGTGTTAACATCATGGGATTCTGTAAAGAATTCAACGCTCGTACAGCTGATCAAGCAGGTTTAATTATTCCTGTTGAAATTACGGTATATGAAGACCGTTCATTTACATTTATTACGAAAACTCCACCTGCTGCTGTATTACTTAAGAAAGCGGCTGGTATCGAGTCTGGTTCTGGTGAGCCAAACCGTAATAAAGTGGCAACAGTAAAGCGCGACAAAGTGCGCGAGATTGCTGAAACAAAAATGCCAGACTTAAACGCGGCGAGCATTGAAGCAGCTATGCGCATGATCGAAGGAACAGCGCGCAGCATGGGTATCGTCATCGAAGACTAATGAAGATCTGGCTAGAGAAGGTTGCGGAAGCGAACTATATAGTTTTCGCAACCTTTATTCGTGGGAGGTCTTTCCGTTAAAACCACAAAAGGAGGAAATAAAAAATGCCAAAAAGAGGAAAACGCTACTTAGAGGCAGCGAAATTAATTGATCGCTCAAAAGCATATAATGTGCAAGAAGCAATTGAATTAGTGAAAAAGACGAATGTTGCAAAATTTGACGCAACAGTAGAAGTTGCTTTCCGTTTAGGAGTTGATCCGAAGAAAGCAGACCAACAAATCCGTGGAGCGGTTGTATTGCCACACGGCACAGGTAAAGTTCGTCGTGTGCTAGTGCTTGCGAAAGGTGAAAAAGCGAAAGAAGCTGAAGCAGCTGGCGCAGACTATGTTGGCGATACAGATTACATCAACAAAATTCAACAAGGTTGGTTTGAGTTTGATGTCATCGTCGCAACTCCTGATATGATGGGTGAAGTTGGTAAGATCGGTCGTATTTTAGGACCAAAAGGATTAATGCCAAACCCTAAAACAGGAACAGTTACATTTGATGTGGCGAAAGCAGTCAACGAAATTAAAGCTGGTAAAGTAGAATATCGCGTTGACAAAGCTGGAAACATCCATGTGCCAATCGGTAAAGTGTCATTTGATACAGAAAAATTAGTAGAAAACTTCACAACAATTTACGAAACAATCTTGAAAGTGAAGCCAGCAGCGGCGAAGGGCACATACGTGAAAAACGTAACAGTTGCTTCGACAATGGGTCCTGGCGTGAAAGTGGATCCTTCTACTGTTGCTGTTGCGCGCTAATATAGATCTTGACTTTTTAGAAACGCTTTAGTACAATATTCATTGTTTGAAAAGCGAATATCATTTGTACCGTAGACAGTAGGTGCCTCAAGCAGGCTTAATTTCCTACCGAGGTGTTGAAACTGATAAATAAGTGCATACGTGCACTTTCAGGGGCCTCCATGTCTACGTTGACATGGAGGTTTTTCATTGGACGGTATAAGTGGTGTTGAAACTCAACTTCTACAGGAGGTGTTGACATGAGCAGCGTACTTGAACAAAAGCAGCAGTTAGTAGCGGAGATTGCTGAAAAGCTTCGTGCGAGCAAATCAACGATCATCGTTGATTACCGTGGCTTAAATGTCGCGCAAGTTACAGAACTTCGTAAGCAACTTCGCGAAGCAGGGATCGAGTTCAAAGTGTACAAAAACACATTAACTCGCCGTGCTGTTGCTGAGTTAGGTTTAGAAGGTTTAGATGAAACGTTAACAGGTCCGAATGCGATCGCATTCAGCAATGATGATGTCGTTGCTCCTGCGAAAATTTTAAACGAATTCGCGAAAAAGAACGACGCGTTAAAAATTAAAGCAGGTATCATCGAAGGTAACGTAGCGACATTTGAAGAAGTTAAGGCGCTTGCAGAGCTTCCATCTCGCGAAGGCTTGCTCTCTATGTTGCTTAGCGTTCTTCAAGCACCAATCCGCAACTTTGCTCTTGTTACAAAAGCAGTTGCTGAGAAAAAAGAAGAACAAGGTGCTTAATTTCCAAATTGCCTAAAATTAAAACATTAAGGAGGAAGATCGATCATGACTAAAGAACAAATCATTGAAGCGGTTAAAAATATGACTGTTTTAGAA from Anoxybacillus gonensis includes these protein-coding regions:
- the ispD gene encoding 2-C-methyl-D-erythritol 4-phosphate cytidylyltransferase; this encodes MNYHVVIPAAGQGKRMNAGMNKQFIELEGVPVIIHTLRVFERDDFCQGIVLVINDQEREQFVHMLHRFEIKKVKSLVSGGEERQQSVYNGLKAVNDGHIVLIHDGARPFITINKIHELVRVTKETGAAVLAVPAKDTMKQVIDGHIEKTVDRSSLWAVQTPQAFSMPLIIAAHERAKKEQFIGTDDASLVERIGHRVVVVEGEYTNIKLTTQEDLLFAEAILRARGDR
- the ispF gene encoding 2-C-methyl-D-erythritol 2,4-cyclodiphosphate synthase; translated protein: MYRIGQGFDVHQFAEGRPLIIGGIHIPYEKGLLGHSDADVLLHAIADACLGAIGQGDIGKHFPDTDDAYKDADSALLLQRVWSLVRQHGYALVNVDCTIIAQKPKMAPYIANMQKRIAELLEGDVSQVNVKATTTEKLGFTGREEGIAAQAVVLLQKNNE
- the gltX gene encoding glutamate--tRNA ligase, with translation MSQEVRVRYAPSPTGHLHIGGARTALFNYLFARHHHGKFIVRIEDTDIERNVEGGEQSQLENLKWLGIEYDESVDKDGGYGPYRQTERLHIYRQYTNELLEKGHAYKCFCTPEELEQEREAQKAAGIAAPQYSGKCRHLTTEEVQQLEAEGKPYTIRLKVPEGKVYEFEDMVRGRVSFESKDIGDWVIVKANGIPTYNFAVVIDDHLMKITHVFRGEEHLSNTPKQLMVYEYFGWEPPKYAHLTLIVNENRKKLSKRDESIIQFVSQYKELGYLPEAMFNFFALLGWSPEGEEEIFTKEELIRIFDVSRLSKSPSMFDKQKLTWMNNQYIKKLDLDRLVELSLPHLIRAGRLPEQMTDEQKQWARDLIALYQEQMSYGAEIVQLSELFFKQEIEYDEEAKAVLDGEQVPLVLKAFYEQVEQLATFDSDHIKAAIKTVQKETGQKGKNLFMPIRVAVTGQTHGPELPEAIRLLGKETVMSRLAKFIR
- the cysE gene encoding serine O-acetyltransferase is translated as MLKTLKEDIEVIFEQDPAARSYLEVILTYSGLHAIWAHRIAHALYKRKFYFLARLISQISRFFTGIEIHPGAKIGRRFFIDHGMGVVIGETCEIGDNVTVYQGVTLGGTGKEKGKRHPTIKDNCLIATGAKVLGSITIGENSKIGAGSVVLKDVPPNSTVVGIPGRVVVQNGVRVNKDLNHCDLPDPIADRFKELEAEIEQLKTQLEELKKGTVNHEHSSV
- the cysS gene encoding cysteine--tRNA ligase; translated protein: MSIQVYNTLTRKKEPFIPIEPNKVKMYVCGPTVYNYIHIGNARPAIVFDTIRRYLQFRGYEVQYVSNFTDVDDKLIRAARELGEDVPTIAERFIEAYFEDITALGCKKADVHPRVTENIDTIIEFIEQLIEKGYAYEVDGDVYYRTRRFSDYGKLSHQSIDELKSGARIEVGEKKEDPLDFALWKAAKEGEIYWDSPWGKGRPGWHIECSAMARKYLGDTIDIHAGGQDLTFPHHENEIAQSEALTGKVFAKYWLHNGYINIDNEKMSKSLGNFILVHDIIKQVDPQVLRFFMLSVHYRHPINYSQPLLDSAKSGLERLKTAYTNLKHRLESSTNLTTNDEQWLTKIEDLKNEFIREMDDDFNTANGIAVLFELAKQANVYLMEKHTSQAVIQKFLQQFEQLFDVLGLSLKQDELLDEEIEALIQQRIEARKNRDFALADRIRDELKAKNIILEDTPQGTRWRRG
- a CDS encoding Mini-ribonuclease 3; its protein translation is MLHLFPKIKDFQQLNGLTLAYIGDAVYELFVRHHLLALGKVKPNDLHNLAKTYVCAKAQAKVLQSLLNHHQLSDQEISIVRRGRNAKSGSIPKSTDVQTYRQSTGFEALIGYHFLNGNEERLHQLMQWVFDVQHNDEERGM
- the rlmB gene encoding 23S rRNA (guanosine(2251)-2'-O)-methyltransferase RlmB, which produces MDLIIGKNPVLEALKSGREMNKIWIAEGSQRGQMQPIIQLAKEMGITVQYVPKKKMDQLSEGNHQGVIAQVAAYRYYDIDDLFKKAEERGEAPFFIILDELEDPHNLGSIMRTADAVGAHGIIIPKRRSVGLTATVAKASTGAIEHVPVARVTNLARTVDELKDRGVWIFGTDAKGNEDYRQLDGVIPLALVIGSEGKGMSRLLREKCDVLVRLPMVGHVTSLNASVAASLLMYEVYRKRHPLGE
- a CDS encoding NYN domain-containing protein: MDILIVDGYNIIGAWPELRELRDADLALARDRLVERMAEYQAFTGCKVIIVFDAHLVQGTTKKYVDHQVEVIFTKENETADEHIEKLAKSLQKVRTKVYVATSDYTEQWAIFGQGALRKSARELLIEVDAVQRNISSNVKHIQQKKPMSKIPLTDEVAKIFEKWRRGEK
- the sigH gene encoding RNA polymerase sporulation sigma factor SigH, whose protein sequence is MSANANEKQQSRYEQLEDETIVELVHQGDSEALDYLIHKYKNFVRAKARSYFLVGADREDIVQEGMIGLYKAIRDFKEDKQSSFKAFAELCITRQMITAIKMATRQKHIPLNCYVSLDKPIYEDDSARTLMDVLSGTKITNPEELIINREEFDHIEEKMTELLSDLERKVLLLYLEGRSYQEISEELNRHVKSIDNALQRVKRKLEKYVEIQGIRL
- the rpmG gene encoding 50S ribosomal protein L33 — protein: MRKKVILACSQCLNRNYSTMKNMAQHHERLEIKKFCKTCNAHTIHRETK
- the secE gene encoding preprotein translocase subunit SecE gives rise to the protein MQRVTKFFREVVREMKKVSWPKRKELVNYTITVLATVAFFTVFFAVVDLGISELVRFILE
- the nusG gene encoding transcription termination/antitermination protein NusG — its product is MEKNWYVIHTYSGYENKVKTNLEKRVESMGMQDKIFRVVVPEEEETDTKGGKKKVVKKKVFPGYVLVEMIMTDDSWYVVRNTPGVTGFVGSAGAGSKPTPLLEEEVSAILKRMGVDLIELDFDFELNEAVRIKEGPFANFVGTIQEIEIDKQKVTVLVDMFGRETPVELDFSQIEKI
- the rplK gene encoding 50S ribosomal protein L11 → MAKKVIKVVKLQIPAGKANPAPPVGPALGQAGVNIMGFCKEFNARTADQAGLIIPVEITVYEDRSFTFITKTPPAAVLLKKAAGIESGSGEPNRNKVATVKRDKVREIAETKMPDLNAASIEAAMRMIEGTARSMGIVIED
- the rplA gene encoding 50S ribosomal protein L1; amino-acid sequence: MPKRGKRYLEAAKLIDRSKAYNVQEAIELVKKTNVAKFDATVEVAFRLGVDPKKADQQIRGAVVLPHGTGKVRRVLVLAKGEKAKEAEAAGADYVGDTDYINKIQQGWFEFDVIVATPDMMGEVGKIGRILGPKGLMPNPKTGTVTFDVAKAVNEIKAGKVEYRVDKAGNIHVPIGKVSFDTEKLVENFTTIYETILKVKPAAAKGTYVKNVTVASTMGPGVKVDPSTVAVAR
- the rplJ gene encoding 50S ribosomal protein L10, producing MSSVLEQKQQLVAEIAEKLRASKSTIIVDYRGLNVAQVTELRKQLREAGIEFKVYKNTLTRRAVAELGLEGLDETLTGPNAIAFSNDDVVAPAKILNEFAKKNDALKIKAGIIEGNVATFEEVKALAELPSREGLLSMLLSVLQAPIRNFALVTKAVAEKKEEQGA